Proteins found in one Cryptosporangium minutisporangium genomic segment:
- the ctaD gene encoding cytochrome c oxidase subunit I: MTTEAERTREQQQPIPEPIVVRPWPVRTSFKGSALGRLIRTTDAKQIGILYLVTSFFYFAAAGIMALMMRAELARPGLQFLSPEQYNQLFTMHGSIMLLLFGTPLGFAFANFLVPLQIGAPDVSFPRLNAFAYWAFAFGGLLVLAGFLTPGGAADFGWFAYAPLNNEINSPGAGTDLWIVGFVISGLGTILGAVNIITTILTMRAPGMTMFRMPIFTWNMLVTSLLVLMVFPILAAAFLALLADRHLGGHVYDADTGGPILWQHLFWFFGHPEVYILALPFFGIITEIIPVFSRKPIFGYKGLVGATIAIAALSMTVWAHHMFVTGAVLLPFFSFLSYLIAVPTGMKFFNWIGTMWRGQVTLETPMLFAIGFLVTFLFGGLTGVLLASPPVDFHVSDTYFVVAHFHYVLFGTIVFAAFGGIYFWFPKMTGRMLDERLGKLHFWLTFIGFHTTFLVQHWLGNEGMPRRYADYLPTDGFTVLNTISTIGAFILGISALPIMWNIWKSYKLGRVVNVDDPWGFGGSLEWATSCPPPRHNFVKLPRIRSERPAFDAAYPHLAPWSQEVKKPQQPTISS, translated from the coding sequence ATGACCACCGAGGCGGAGCGCACCAGAGAACAACAGCAGCCGATTCCGGAACCGATCGTGGTCCGGCCCTGGCCGGTGCGGACGTCGTTCAAAGGCAGCGCGCTGGGCCGGCTCATCCGGACCACCGACGCCAAGCAGATCGGCATCCTGTACCTGGTCACGTCGTTCTTCTACTTCGCGGCCGCGGGCATCATGGCGCTGATGATGCGTGCCGAGCTGGCCCGGCCCGGACTGCAGTTCCTCTCCCCCGAGCAGTACAACCAGCTGTTCACGATGCACGGCTCGATCATGCTGCTGCTGTTCGGGACGCCGCTGGGCTTCGCGTTCGCGAACTTCCTGGTGCCGCTGCAGATCGGCGCGCCGGACGTCTCGTTCCCCCGGCTCAACGCGTTCGCGTACTGGGCGTTCGCGTTCGGCGGCCTGCTCGTGCTCGCCGGCTTCCTGACGCCCGGCGGCGCGGCGGACTTCGGCTGGTTCGCCTACGCGCCGCTGAACAACGAGATCAACTCGCCCGGGGCCGGTACGGACCTGTGGATCGTCGGCTTCGTCATCTCCGGTCTCGGCACGATCCTCGGCGCGGTCAACATCATCACGACGATCCTGACCATGCGCGCGCCCGGCATGACGATGTTCCGGATGCCGATCTTCACCTGGAACATGCTGGTCACCAGCCTTCTGGTGCTGATGGTCTTCCCGATCCTCGCCGCCGCGTTCCTCGCGTTACTCGCCGACCGCCACCTGGGCGGCCACGTCTACGACGCCGACACCGGCGGCCCGATCCTCTGGCAGCACCTGTTCTGGTTCTTCGGCCATCCAGAGGTCTACATCCTCGCGTTGCCGTTCTTCGGGATCATCACCGAGATCATCCCGGTGTTCAGCCGAAAACCCATCTTCGGCTACAAGGGACTAGTCGGCGCGACGATCGCGATCGCGGCACTGTCGATGACGGTCTGGGCCCACCACATGTTCGTCACCGGCGCGGTGCTGCTGCCGTTCTTCAGCTTCCTGTCGTACCTGATCGCGGTGCCGACCGGGATGAAGTTCTTCAACTGGATCGGCACGATGTGGAGGGGCCAAGTCACGCTCGAGACGCCGATGCTGTTCGCCATCGGCTTCCTCGTGACGTTCCTCTTCGGAGGCTTGACCGGCGTGCTGCTGGCCAGCCCACCGGTGGACTTCCACGTCTCGGACACGTACTTCGTCGTCGCGCACTTCCACTACGTACTGTTCGGGACGATCGTGTTCGCGGCCTTCGGCGGCATCTACTTCTGGTTCCCGAAGATGACCGGGCGGATGCTCGACGAGCGCCTCGGCAAGCTGCACTTCTGGCTGACGTTCATCGGCTTCCACACCACGTTCCTGGTGCAGCACTGGCTCGGTAACGAGGGCATGCCCCGCCGGTACGCCGACTACCTGCCGACCGACGGGTTCACGGTCCTCAACACGATCTCGACGATCGGCGCGTTCATCCTCGGCATCTCCGCACTGCCGATCATGTGGAACATCTGGAAGTCCTACAAGCTGGGCCGGGTCGTGAACGTCGACGACCCGTGGGGCTTCGGTGGTTCGCTGGAGTGGGCGACGTCCTGCCCGCCGCCGCGGCACAACTTCGTCAAGCTGCCCCGGATCCGCTCCGAGCGTCCGGCGTTCGACGCCGCGTACCCGCACCTCGCGCCGTGGTCACAGGAGGTGAAGAAGCCCCAACAGCCAACGATCAGCTCTTAG
- a CDS encoding MarR family winged helix-turn-helix transcriptional regulator codes for MPETPRADVDESLSEAFWAVARQLRHLTRESLEPWEITPGQSRALGVLMRHGAMRLSGLSEHLRIAPRSTTEVVDGLEQRGLVERQPDPSDRRATLVAVTDQGREVGRAIKHARRAESEKLFGALSADDRTELARILGLLRK; via the coding sequence GTGCCCGAGACACCGCGAGCCGACGTCGACGAGAGCCTGTCCGAGGCCTTCTGGGCGGTCGCCCGCCAGCTCCGGCACCTCACCCGCGAGTCGCTGGAGCCCTGGGAGATCACCCCTGGTCAGTCCCGCGCGCTCGGCGTGCTGATGCGGCACGGCGCGATGCGGCTCTCGGGACTCTCCGAGCACCTCCGGATCGCTCCGCGGTCGACCACCGAGGTCGTGGACGGCCTGGAGCAACGCGGCCTGGTCGAGCGTCAGCCCGACCCGAGCGACCGGCGCGCGACGCTCGTCGCAGTCACCGACCAGGGCCGGGAGGTCGGCCGCGCGATCAAGCACGCCCGCCGCGCCGAGAGCGAGAAGCTGTTCGGAGCGCTCTCCGCCGACGACCGGACGGAGCTGGCCCGCATCCTCGGACTACTCCGCAAATGA